In the genome of Pontibacter actiniarum, the window GCTTTACCTCCTTCTCCCTCGGTGCGGCGCGGTACATGGTAAACGTCTGCATCAGGTCGTCTTCCCCGGGCAGCGGTTGCAGACCGATGCGCTGGAACTCGCGCTGGATAAGCTTCGCAGCCTTATCGATGCCGGGTGTGAAGGAGGCGCGCCCCTCCATGTCGTCGGCGCTCAGGGCAGACACGATTTGGGTCGTCTTTTCCTGGGTGATGGTGCTCAGGTCCTGTGCTGAGGCAGTGGCGGCGAATCCGCAGGCAAGCGCAAGGGCAATGTGTCTGAATTTCATGGTATGAAGGCTTCGGGTTGAGTTTAGGATTTTGAGAAAATAATGAGAATATTGTCGGCGGCGGCACGCGCTGCTTTGGTAAAACAAATATAGCATTTCTATGGACAATAGCTCAGGTATAAACTGGCTGAAATGGCTGCAGTACACGGTTCTGCTTTCGCTGATCCTGTATGTGGGGCGCACGCTGTTTATCCCGTTAAGTTTTGCGCTCCTTATCAGCTTTGTGCTTTACCCGATCTGCAAGTGGCTGGAGCGGAAGGGGCTGCCGCGCTGGGCGGCGATTCTGCTGTGCTTGCTGCTGCTGGTTGTGCTGGTGGGCGGGCTGGGTTTTCTGCTCATCAAGCAAATGCTGCGCTTTGGGCAGGAGTGGCCCTCGCTGCAGGCAAAGCTGCTGGCTACCTGGCAAAACCTGAGCGCGTACCTGGAGCGGCACTACGCCATAGACGCAGCGGCGCAGATAGCCTGGGTGGAGCGCATGGCCGGCGAAATAGCGGCCTCTGCTTTTGCCATGGCGCAGGATGTCGTGTATACGTCCGCTGTTTCCCTGGTGCTGTTTGTCCTGATCCCGATTTACGTGGCGCTTATCCTCTACAACCGGGAGCAGTTTACAAGCGCTCTGTACTCTCTTTTTTCACAGGAGGAGCACCGCAAAATCCACCAGATATTACATGAGACCATTACCACCTACTATAACTTTATAAAAGGGATGGTTGTGGTGTATGTGGTGGTGGGGGTGCTGAACAGCCTGGGCTTGTTTCTTATGGGAGTGCCGCATGCCGTTTTCTTCGGGGTGGTGGCTTCTATACTTACCTTTATCCCGTACGTCGGCATCACGATCGGCGCCATACTTCCCATGACGGTGGCCTGGGTCACCTATGATTCGGTGTGGTATCCGCTGGGGGTGATTATCGTTTTCTCGGTGGTGCAGTACCTGGAGGCGAACCTGATTTTCCCGTGGGCGGTAAGTGCGCGCCTGCAGGTAAATATGCTGTTTACGCTCCTGGCCATTGTGGCGGGTGGCATACTCTGGGGTGCCTCCGGCATGATTCTCTTTATCCCGTTCCTGGCTATTCTGAAGCTTATCGCTGACAAGCACGAAGGCATGCGGCCGGTGTCGCTGCTGCTGGGAAGCGGGGAGAAGGGCAAAGCCCAAGCTTAAACCCGCTTTTTTATTTTTGGCGCAGCAGTTCTCTGCCCAAGGTGCTACTCTGACTTACGGCGGGTAAATAAAAAAAGGCTACCCGCGGGGGTAGCCTTTTCTATGGTTAAAGCGTACGCTTTATTCTTTTGTCTTGTCTGAGTCAGAAGACTTGCTTGGCTCTGTCTCCTCTGCTTCATCAGAAGCGCCTTTAGCTTTTTTGCTGTTGCTCTTCTTGGAAGTAAAGGTCAGTTTCTCTTCGCCCTCCTTGTGGCTCACCTGAATCACATCGCCCTGGTTTACCTCAGCCTTCAGAATCTCCTCGGCAATCGGGTCCTCGATGTACTTCTGGATCGCGCGGTTCAGCGGACGGGCGCCATACTTCGGGTCGTAGCCTTTCTCAGCCACAAAGTCTTTCGCCTCTTTCGTCAGTTCAATGGTGTAGCCAAGCGACTCCACACGTGTAAACAGCTTGCTGAGCGACAGCTCGATGATTTTGTGCATGTCCTCACGGTTAAGCGAGTTAAACACGATCACATCGTCCAAACGGTTCAGGAACTCAGGAGAGAACGTCTTCTTCAACGCGCTGGCGATAGTGCCTTTCATGATGTCGTCCACGTTCTCCTGCTTGCTCTTCGACATGAAACCGATACCGGCTCCAAAGTCCTGCAAGTCGCGGGCACCGATGTTCGAGGTCATGATGATGATCGTGTTACGGAAGTCAACCTTACGGCCCAGTCCGTCTGTCAGGATACCATCGTCCAGCACTTGCAAGAGCAGGTTGTACACGTCCGGGTGCGCTTTCTCAATCTCATCCAGCAATACCACAGAGTATGGCTTGCGGCGGATTTTCTCGGTCAGTTGGCCACCTTCTTCGTAGCCCACATATCCCGGAGGCGCTCCCACCAGGCGAGATACACTGAATTTCTCCATGTACTCACTCATGTCGATACGCACCAGCGAATCCTCTTTGTCGAACAGGTAGGTAGCCAGTACTTTGGCAAGCTCTGTTTTACCTACACCTGTCGGGCCAAGGAACACGAATGAGCCGATCGGCTTCTTCGGATCTTTCAGACCCACGCGCGTGCGCTGGATGGCTTTCACCAACTGGCCGATCGCTTTGTCCTGGCCAATTACTTTGCCTTTCAGCTCTTCGCCCATGTTCAGAAGTTTCACGCCTTCTTTCTGTGCGATACGCTTCACCGGTATACCTGTCATCATGGCAATAACTTCTGCCACATTTTCCTCTTTTACCTGGTAGCGCTTCTTTTTGGTCTCTTCTTCCCAGTTCTTTTTGGCACTGTCGAGCTGGTCGATGAGTTTTTTCTCCTTGTCGCGCAGTTGGGCAGCCTCTTCGTACTTCTGGCTCTTCACCACGCGGTTTTTCTCTACCTTGATGTTCTCGATCTGCTCTTCCAGCTTCAGGATGTCATCCGGCACCACAATATTGTTGATGTGCACACGCGCACCGGCCTCATCCAGAATGTCAATCGCCTTGTCCGGCAGGAAACGGTCGCTCATGTAACGGTCCGACAGCTTCACGCAGGCTTCAATCGCCTTGTCGGTGTAGTTTACATGGTGGTGGTCCTGGTACTTGTCCTTGATGTTGTTCAGGATCTCGATGGTCTCCTCTGGCGTGGTAGGGTCTACCATTACAATCTGGAAACGACGGGCCAAGGCGCCATCTTTCTCGATGTACTGGCGGTACTCATCCAGGGTAGTGGCACCGATGCATTGGATCTCGCCACGGGCAAGCGCAGGCTTGAACATGTTGGAGGC includes:
- a CDS encoding AI-2E family transporter; protein product: MDNSSGINWLKWLQYTVLLSLILYVGRTLFIPLSFALLISFVLYPICKWLERKGLPRWAAILLCLLLLVVLVGGLGFLLIKQMLRFGQEWPSLQAKLLATWQNLSAYLERHYAIDAAAQIAWVERMAGEIAASAFAMAQDVVYTSAVSLVLFVLIPIYVALILYNREQFTSALYSLFSQEEHRKIHQILHETITTYYNFIKGMVVVYVVVGVLNSLGLFLMGVPHAVFFGVVASILTFIPYVGITIGAILPMTVAWVTYDSVWYPLGVIIVFSVVQYLEANLIFPWAVSARLQVNMLFTLLAIVAGGILWGASGMILFIPFLAILKLIADKHEGMRPVSLLLGSGEKGKAQA
- a CDS encoding ATP-dependent Clp protease ATP-binding subunit, which produces MEAKFSNRVKEVISLSREEAIRLGHDYIGTEHLVLGMIREGEGTAVALLKKLGVSIDELKYALEQATRNTASQSSNITGSIPLTKQTEKVLKITYLEAKIFKSDIIGTEHLLLSILRDEDNISSQILGKFNVNYEAIRDSLDYHSNNPLASSDTDDSDDSDKLFGSSSSRSGSSSSKKPGEKSRTPVLDNFGRDLTKLAEDDKLDPIVGREKEIERVAQVLSRRKKNNPILIGEPGVGKTAIAEGLALRIVQKKVSRVLFNKRVVTLDLASLVAGTKYRGQFEERMKAVMNELEKSPDVILFIDELHTIVGAGGASGSLDASNMFKPALARGEIQCIGATTLDEYRQYIEKDGALARRFQIVMVDPTTPEETIEILNNIKDKYQDHHHVNYTDKAIEACVKLSDRYMSDRFLPDKAIDILDEAGARVHINNIVVPDDILKLEEQIENIKVEKNRVVKSQKYEEAAQLRDKEKKLIDQLDSAKKNWEEETKKKRYQVKEENVAEVIAMMTGIPVKRIAQKEGVKLLNMGEELKGKVIGQDKAIGQLVKAIQRTRVGLKDPKKPIGSFVFLGPTGVGKTELAKVLATYLFDKEDSLVRIDMSEYMEKFSVSRLVGAPPGYVGYEEGGQLTEKIRRKPYSVVLLDEIEKAHPDVYNLLLQVLDDGILTDGLGRKVDFRNTIIIMTSNIGARDLQDFGAGIGFMSKSKQENVDDIMKGTIASALKKTFSPEFLNRLDDVIVFNSLNREDMHKIIELSLSKLFTRVESLGYTIELTKEAKDFVAEKGYDPKYGARPLNRAIQKYIEDPIAEEILKAEVNQGDVIQVSHKEGEEKLTFTSKKSNSKKAKGASDEAEETEPSKSSDSDKTKE